The Seleniivibrio woodruffii genome window below encodes:
- a CDS encoding SDR family NAD(P)-dependent oxidoreductase: MKILITGSSGGIGFAAAEELVRLGHSVLLTGRKQETLSASAGRLNSLAFCGDLSKTESVNRLYGFCNEQDFIPEAVVHTVGGTVNNDRHPLNTGTLEESMRLNLYSAAELNNLLIPLMQQNSGGRIIHISSQAAKDGNASPAYAIAKGALNIYIRNSARFYAQDNIMICGIMPGILDHEGSAWHQKSTENPKKYEERKSRQPLGRFLKPQDISGLIGFLATDRSMAYTGTIFDINGGE, from the coding sequence ATGAAAATACTGATTACAGGCTCATCCGGAGGAATAGGTTTTGCAGCTGCCGAAGAGCTTGTCAGACTGGGGCACAGTGTGCTTCTGACAGGCAGGAAACAGGAAACACTTTCCGCCTCGGCCGGCAGACTGAACTCCCTCGCATTCTGCGGCGATTTGAGCAAAACAGAATCCGTTAACAGACTTTATGGATTCTGCAATGAACAGGACTTCATCCCTGAAGCAGTTGTCCACACGGTCGGAGGGACTGTTAACAACGACAGACATCCCCTAAACACCGGGACACTGGAAGAATCAATGCGCCTGAATCTTTACAGCGCAGCAGAACTGAACAACCTTCTGATCCCCCTTATGCAGCAAAACAGCGGCGGAAGAATAATCCACATATCCTCTCAGGCGGCAAAAGACGGCAACGCCTCGCCTGCATACGCAATTGCCAAGGGCGCGCTGAACATATACATCAGAAATTCCGCAAGGTTTTACGCTCAGGACAATATAATGATATGCGGCATAATGCCCGGAATACTGGATCACGAGGGTTCGGCATGGCATCAAAAAAGCACCGAAAATCCCAAAAAATACGAAGAAAGAAAAAGCAGACAGCCCCTCGGGCGTTTTCTTAAGCCTCAGGATATCAGCGGTCTCATCGGCTTTCTGGCAACGGACAGATCAATGGCATACACCGGCACAATTTTCGATATAAACGGCGGAGAATGA
- a CDS encoding class I SAM-dependent methyltransferase has translation MGYKQEQFNEYTQMLEESGYVTLGVLSSATWNYDPKRLTFCLSRYKFAAKMLSGKDTVLEVGAGDCFASRIVSCEVNKLICTDYDEKLISEAEKMRRNDMANTEFKVHDMLTGAYCEQVDAIYCLDVFEHIAKQDERIFLENIKKSLNEHGIFLVGMPSLESQQYASEGSKAGHVNCKNGNEMKKLLEEYYHNCFLFSMNDEVVHTGFSPMAHYIIAVCTGKKQ, from the coding sequence ATGGGCTACAAGCAGGAACAGTTCAACGAATACACTCAAATGCTTGAGGAAAGCGGATATGTGACACTTGGAGTGCTCTCTTCCGCCACATGGAACTATGACCCGAAAAGACTGACCTTCTGTCTGTCCCGATATAAATTTGCCGCCAAAATGCTCAGCGGAAAGGATACGGTTCTGGAAGTCGGTGCAGGAGACTGCTTTGCCAGCAGAATAGTCTCTTGCGAGGTGAATAAACTGATCTGCACGGACTATGATGAAAAACTGATTTCCGAAGCCGAAAAAATGCGCCGAAACGATATGGCCAACACAGAGTTCAAAGTCCACGACATGCTCACAGGAGCTTATTGCGAACAGGTTGACGCCATATACTGCCTTGATGTATTCGAACATATCGCCAAACAGGATGAACGGATCTTTCTGGAAAATATAAAAAAATCGCTAAACGAACACGGCATTTTTCTCGTGGGAATGCCCAGTCTGGAAAGTCAGCAGTATGCTTCGGAAGGGAGCAAGGCAGGACATGTTAACTGTAAAAACGGAAATGAGATGAAAAAACTGCTGGAAGAATACTATCACAACTGCTTCCTTTTCAGCATGAACGACGAGGTGGTTCATACCGGCTTCTCGCCCATGGCTCACTACATTATCGCAGTCTGCACCGGAAAAAAGCAATGA